Genomic DNA from Shouchella patagoniensis:
CAGAAAAATCAGCAGTGGATTTAATATAGATGTTTTGTGACAATCCGTATTCATCCACTTCTACATATTCCACTTCGCCTATTAGGAGCCCAGATGGATATACATCTCCAAGACCTGATGTCGTAACCCTGTCTCCTTCATTAATCTCACTTTCCACATCCACTTTCCGCATAATAAGTAAATCATTGTCTACATCATATCCCTCAATAAATCCAATCGCTGGATCCTCTTCATCATCTTCAAGCAATACTTGTGCTGAGACACGATTTGTCGGATCGTTATCGCTTAGTAACTGAACATATGACGTAAACTTGCTCGCTTGGCTAATCTTGCCAACCAGACCACCTTGTGCATCAATAACAGCCATATCACTAGAAATATCGTCAGACTCGCCCCGGTTCACGCCAATATATTGTTCCCAAGCATCTGGGGAGCGGTTAATAACAACTGCCGATACACGTGAGTAGTCACCTAGCCGTTCATCAATTTCAAGCATGCCACGCAATCGTTCGTTCTCTTCTTCGAGTAAATCTTTCTCCACTGAGATCCGAGTATACTCTTCTAAGCGCGTCCGCAGAAGTTGATTTTCTTCATACATATTCATAATTTCTTGCGTATTTTCATAAATACCACTGAAAAAATGAGCCGGTTTGGAGACTAGATTTTGAACCCAACCCACGGCATCACGCATAATTTGTTCTGGTTCTGATAGGTTCCGGTCGCCTCTCGCCGAAAAGCCTATAAGCGCCATCAAAATAATAATGCTGACCAATAAAACAATAAGCTTTTTGTTGGAGAAAAATGACCTCATTCCTTACTCCTTTATTTCCAATCTGCTCTTGCTGAACCTGCTTTAGAGCGGAACAAATGAATGTTTTCCAATGCTTTTCCAGTTCCAATAGCAACACAATCAAGCGGCTCTTCAGCTACAATTACTGGCATATTTGTCTCTTCACTAAGTACTTTGTCCAAATTTCTTAGTAGCGCTCCCCCACCTGTTAGAACAATTCCTCGATCCATAATATCTGCTGCCAGTTCTGGAGGTGATTGTTCAAGTGTATTTTTTACGGCTTCTATGATTGTATCAACCGTATCAGAAAGAGCACTTGAAATTTCTTTTGATGTAACTGTGATGGTTTTAGGTAAACCTGTCAATAAATCACGTCCACGAATATCCATTTCTTCATTTGATTCTGTATCAGGGCTTGCTGAACCAATTTCTAATTTTAATGTTTCAGATGTACGCTCACCAATCATCAAGTTA
This window encodes:
- the mreC gene encoding rod shape-determining protein MreC; translated protein: MRSFFSNKKLIVLLVSIIILMALIGFSARGDRNLSEPEQIMRDAVGWVQNLVSKPAHFFSGIYENTQEIMNMYEENQLLRTRLEEYTRISVEKDLLEEENERLRGMLEIDERLGDYSRVSAVVINRSPDAWEQYIGVNRGESDDISSDMAVIDAQGGLVGKISQASKFTSYVQLLSDNDPTNRVSAQVLLEDDEEDPAIGFIEGYDVDNDLLIMRKVDVESEINEGDRVTTSGLGDVYPSGLLIGEVEYVEVDEYGLSQNIYIKSTADFSALDYVFIVQRHLPSMDGELLEEGEDE